AGATGCGCTCGGCATCGAAGCCCCACAGGCCCCACTTCACGGCCAGGTTGTCCCAGGGGGACGTGGCCGCGTAGACGACGATGAGGAGCATCCCCATGGGCGCCAGCGTCTTCGCGGAGAAGGTCCGCCGGTAGCGCCAGAGTTGGATGAGGATGGGCAGTACGACGAACAGCCCGAGGAAACGTGCGTAGGTCATCCGGGTCCTCCCGTCAGCTCTGGCGACACGCGGACCATGCGGCCACCGCGCAAGAGGGTGTACGTCCGTCCACGCCACGTCACCGTCCCCTGCCGGCCCAGTGAAACGGCGAAGGCCGCCAGGAGCAAGCCTTCTCCCAGGAGCCAGTCCGTCCAGGCCCGGCCACGTCCTGGAACCGGTCCCTGGGGCGCGCCGAGCACCGACAGTCGGTGTGCCAGCGCCGCGCGCACCGCGACCAGCACCGCCACGGCCGCGGACAACCCGGGCGAGCCGAGGAGCGCCGCGCACAGCACGAGCGGCACGGTGGGCGTGAAGAGCAGCGGCACGGTGGGGTACAGGCCGGGCCGGTGGCTCGCGAGCACGCGCATCCACCGCGTGAAGCGGGACAGGGGGATGTCCCACGAGCCCACCTCGCCCAGCGGCACCACGGCGGGAGCGGCGCTCAGCGCCACGTCGAGCCCGCGCGCGTGCAGGCGCTTGGAGAGCTCCAGGTCCTCGCCGATGTGGTCGGCCAGGGGCTCGAGTGAGGCACGGGCCTCGGCGGACAGGCCCAGGGCCTTGCCACACACGGCCGGGGCGCCGGCGCTCATCGCGTGCAGCGCGAGGAAGCTGTGGTGCGTGTAGCGAAGCAGGCCCGCCATGGCGCGGCCCGCGCCGTCACGCGCGTCCACGGGGGTGGGCGCGGCGGTGCTCAGCGCGGCGCCCTCGAGGAGCGGGGCCACCAGTCCCTCCACCAGCGCGCCCGTCACCGCGACATCCGCGTCC
This genomic interval from Myxococcus guangdongensis contains the following:
- a CDS encoding lycopene cyclase domain-containing protein; protein product: MTYARFLGLFVVLPILIQLWRYRRTFSAKTLAPMGMLLIVVYAATSPWDNLAVKWGLWGFDAERIWGIKLGYLPLEEYLFFGLQTLLVGLWARARLARALESPSVETKAPATPSDRALSPSEVSS
- a CDS encoding glycosyltransferase: MSAPVLLGLGWTALATGFSAVTLARLLRLRTGRVMRAPSPARVLLLRPVDAPTPRELENLALPIDYAGELEQVVVSPYRPRLGPDVRWLPSDPLTPNRKVGHLLYAFSVLPTEGRVVLAVDADVAVTGALVEGLVAPLLEGAALSTAAPTPVDARDGAGRAMAGLLRYTHHSFLALHAMSAGAPAVCGKALGLSAEARASLEPLADHIGEDLELSKRLHARGLDVALSAAPAVVPLGEVGSWDIPLSRFTRWMRVLASHRPGLYPTVPLLFTPTVPLVLCAALLGSPGLSAAVAVLVAVRAALAHRLSVLGAPQGPVPGRGRAWTDWLLGEGLLLAAFAVSLGRQGTVTWRGRTYTLLRGGRMVRVSPELTGGPG